TGGCCGCGGTGCCAGCGCTCGGCGACCTGGTAGGCCCGCTCGATCTGGCGCAGGGTCGTGACGTCGGCCTTGGGGTCGTTGCCCCGGACGATGCGCAGCAGCGGTTCGAGGACGGGGTTGTACGGGCTGGAGCGCTGGACGCCGAGGCGGGCGAGGCGGGCCCGGACGCGGCTGGAGGAACCGGGGCGGGGCGTGGGGCCCTGCGGGGGCGCGGGCCGGACCGGCCCGGCGCCCGCGACGGTGGCCGGCTTGTCGCCGGAGGTACGCGGCCGGGCGGCCGGGGTGGGCGCCTCGGGTCGGGAGGCGGCCTCGTGGCGGGGTTCGGCGGCGGGGGTGTTCGGCTGCGCCGCGCTCTGTCCCCCGGCCGTGGAGCCGGACTCGGGCGCACCGCTGTGGGGGCGGCCCGCGGGCGTGCCCTTGGCCGCCGCGGCCTCGGGAGACGACTGGTCCGACTGTGCGGCGGTGAGCGGCTGGGCCTTGTCTGGCAAGAGCACTCCTCATGCGGGGTCCGGCCCCCCGATCAGGTCCGGACTGCCATGGTATCGATCCCGGCCGGATCGCTCCCGCTGGCCCGGCACCCGAAGAGACGCGCGAGGCGGGCACCGGGTTCTCCCCGATGCCCGCCTCGTGGCCTCGCGGGCCCGTTTTCCGGGCCCCTGCGGCCGCCCTGGACCGGTTTGCGCGGTTCCATGACGTCCGGCAATGGATCAGACCGTGATCAGTGCCTCCAGCGGGGCGCCCTCGAGGGCGTCCGCCAGCCGCTGCCGGCCGTCGAGGAAGCCGAGCTCCATCAGGACGGCCACACCGGCCACCTCGGCGCCGGCGCGGCGGATGAGCCGCAGCGACGCCTCGGCCGTACCGCCGGTGGCCAGCACGTCGTCGATGACCAGCACCCGGTCGCCGGCGCGCAGCGCGTCGGCGTGGATCTCGATCTCGGCGGTGCCGTACTCCAGGTCGTAGGCCTGGGCCAGCGTCGCGCCGGGCAGCTTGCCCGCCTTGCGGACGGGCACGAAGCCCAGCCCGGCGCGGACGGCGACCGGGGCGGCGAGGATGAAGCCGCGGGCCTCCAGGCCCACGACCTTGTCCGCGTCGTACCGCTCGCACAGCTCGACGAGGGCGTCGGTCAGCGCGCCGAACGCCCGGGCGTCGGCGAGCAGCGGGGTGATGTCCTTGAACATCACGCCCGGCTTCGGGTAGTCCGGCACGTCGTGGATCCGGTCGAGGAGCAGCTCACGCAGCTCCGTACCGGCCCCGCCGGTGAGCGCCGCGCTCATCGGCGCTTCCCCGACGGACGGCCGCGGCCACCGCGGCCGTCACGGCCGCCCCGGCCCGCCGACTGACGGCGGGGGCCGACGACGCCGGCCGCGGCCGTGTCGTCCTCGTCGTCACCCTCGGCGTCCTGCCCGTCCACCGCGTCCTGCGGCTGCTCCGTGCCCGACTCGCCCTTGGCGGCCGCGGCGGCGCGCTTGGCACGCACCCGCTTGGCCAGGGCCTTCATCTGCGGGTCGCGCTCCTTGAGGTCGGCGACCAGCGGGGTGGCGATGAAGATCGAGGAGTACGCGCCGGCCGCGAGGCCGACGAACAGGGCGAGCGAGATGTCGTTGAGCATGCCCGCGCCGAGGAAACCGCCGCCGATGAAGAGCAGGCCGGCGACCGGCAGCAGCGCCACGACCGTGGTGTTGATCGAACGCACCAGGGTCGAGTTGAGGCTGCGGTTGGCGATCTCGCTGTAGGTGAAGCGGGTCTGCTTGGTGATGTCCTTCGCGCCCTCCTTGAGACCGTCGAAGACGACGACGGTGTCGTAGAGGGAGTAACCGAGGATGGTCAGCAGACCGATCACGGTGCCCGGGGTGACCTCGAAGCCGACGAGGGCGTAGATCCCGACGGTGATGGTGAGGTCGTGGATCAGGGCGACGAGGGCGGCGAGCGCCATGCGCCACTCGAAGGCGATCGCGAGGTAGATCACCACCAGGATCATGAAGATCGCCAGGCCGGTCCAGGCCTTGTTGGCGATCTGGTCGCCCCAGCTGGGGCCGACGATATCGGTGTTGATCTTGTCCAGCGGGACGTCGAGCTTCTTGGCCAGCGCCTCCTGCGTTGCCCGCGACTGCTCCGTGGTCAGTTCACTGACCTGGATGCGCAGCGTGCGGTCGCCGAGCTTCTGCACGATGGCGGTGTGCCCGGAGGTCTCCTCCGCGACGTGCTGGGCCTGGGTGGCCGAGACCGCGGTCTTCGGGGTGTTGAAGACCGCGCCGCCGGAGAACTCGATGCCCATGTTCAGGCCACGCACCGACAGGCCGACGATGGCCGTGATGGTGATGAGGATCGAGATGCCGTACCAGATCATCCGCTTGCCGACGAAGTCGTAGCCGACCTCACCGCGGTAGAGCCGGGCGCCGAGGTTTCCGAGTTTCGACATCTCACGCCTCCTTGGGGTCGACGGGGGCGGCGGGGCGGCGGGAGGCCCGCAGCGGCGGCTTGACGCCGAGACGCTTGGGGTCCAGACCGGACCACGGGTGGCCGCTGGCGAAGAACTTGCGGCGCGCGAGGAGCGTCATGAGCGGCTTGGTGAAGAAGAAGACCACGACGACGTCGAGGAGTGTGGTCAGACCGAGCGTGAACGCGAAGCCCTGCACCTTGCCGACGGTGACGATGAAGAGCACCGCGGCGGCGAGGAAGGAGACGA
The window above is part of the Streptomyces syringium genome. Proteins encoded here:
- a CDS encoding adenine phosphoribosyltransferase, which codes for MSAALTGGAGTELRELLLDRIHDVPDYPKPGVMFKDITPLLADARAFGALTDALVELCERYDADKVVGLEARGFILAAPVAVRAGLGFVPVRKAGKLPGATLAQAYDLEYGTAEIEIHADALRAGDRVLVIDDVLATGGTAEASLRLIRRAGAEVAGVAVLMELGFLDGRQRLADALEGAPLEALITV
- the secF gene encoding protein translocase subunit SecF, whose product is MSKLGNLGARLYRGEVGYDFVGKRMIWYGISILITITAIVGLSVRGLNMGIEFSGGAVFNTPKTAVSATQAQHVAEETSGHTAIVQKLGDRTLRIQVSELTTEQSRATQEALAKKLDVPLDKINTDIVGPSWGDQIANKAWTGLAIFMILVVIYLAIAFEWRMALAALVALIHDLTITVGIYALVGFEVTPGTVIGLLTILGYSLYDTVVVFDGLKEGAKDITKQTRFTYSEIANRSLNSTLVRSINTTVVALLPVAGLLFIGGGFLGAGMLNDISLALFVGLAAGAYSSIFIATPLVADLKERDPQMKALAKRVRAKRAAAAAKGESGTEQPQDAVDGQDAEGDDEDDTAAAGVVGPRRQSAGRGGRDGRGGRGRPSGKRR